A region of Neovison vison isolate M4711 chromosome 7, ASM_NN_V1, whole genome shotgun sequence DNA encodes the following proteins:
- the RNH1 gene encoding ribonuclease inhibitor isoform X2 — translation MNLDIQYQELSDARWTELLPLMQQCEVVRLEDCGLTEERCRDIRSALQANPSLTELNLCTSKVGDGGVHLVLQGLQSPACKIRKLSLQNCCLTKAGCGVLPGVLRSLPTLRELQLSSNPLEDEGLQLLCEGLLDPECHLENLQLEYCNLTGASCASLASALKAKEHFKVLVVSNNAMEEAGVRVLCQGLVDSACQLEVLRLENCGLTAASCEDLCRVVAAKPSLQILDLGDNKLGDEGIATLCSSLLQSSCQIQVLRLWDCDITITGCRDLCRVIRAKQSLKEISLAGNVLGDEGARLLCEGLLEPGCQLQTLWAKYCSFTAASCASFGEVLAQNKGLTVLQLSNNKLGDAGVRDLCQGLRQPGAVLRDLGLGDCDVADEGCASLASLLLVNHSLRELDLSNNCMSEQGVRWLMESVEQPGCTLEQLVLYDIYWSEKMNDDMYALEERKPGLRIIS, via the exons ATGAACCTCGACATCCAGTATCAGGAGCTGAGTGACGCCCGGTGGACAGAGCTCCTGCCTCTGATGCAGCAATGCGAGGTGGTCAG GCTGGAGGACTGTGGCCTCACGGAGGAGCGGTGCAGGGACATCCGCTCTGCCCTCCAGGCCAACCCCTCCCTGACCGAGCTGAACCTTTGCACTAGCAAGGTGGGCGACGGCGGGGTGCACCTGGTGCTCCAGGGCCTGCAGAGTCCGGCCTGCAAGATCCGGAAGCTCAG cctccagaactgctgCCTGACCAAAGCCGGCTGTGGGGTCCTGCCCGGCGTGCTGCGCTCCTTGCCCACCCTGCGGGAGCTGCAGCTCAGCAGCAACCCGCTGGAGGACGAGGGCCTGCAGCTGCTGTGCGAGGGCCTCCTGGACCCCGAGTGCCACCTGGAGAACCTGCA GCTGGAGTATTGCAACCTGACAGGCGCCAGCTGTGCGTCCCTGGCCTCGGCGCTCAAGGCCAAGGAGCACTTCAAGGTGCTTGTGGTGAGCAACAATGCGATGGAGGAGGCCGGCGTGCGGGTGCTGTGCCAGGGCCTGGTGGACTCTGCCTGCCAGCTGGAGGTGCTCAG GCTGGAGAACTGCGGCCTCACGGCAGCCAGCTGTGAGGACCTATGTAGGGTCGTGGCAGCCAAGCCCTCGCTTCAGATCCTGGACCTGGGGGACAACAAGCTGGGTGACGAGGGCATCGCCACGCTGTGCTCGAGCTTGCTGCAGTCCAGCTGCCAGATCCAGGTCCTGAG GCTCTGGGACTGTGACATCACCATCACGGGCTGCAGAGACCTGTGCCGCGTCATCAGGGCCAAGCAGAGCCTGAAGGAGATAAGCCTGGCGGGCAACGTGCTGGGGGACGAGGGGGCCCGGCTGCTGTGTGAGGGCCTCCTGGAGCCCGGCTGCCAGCTGCAGACCTTGTG GGCGAAATACTGCAGCTTCACGGCCGCCAGCTGTGCCTCCTTCGGAGAGGTGCTGGCCCAGAACAAGGGCCTCACGGTGCTGCAGCTGAGCAACAACAAGCTAGGCGACGCGGGCGTCCGGGACCTGTGCCAGGGTCTGCGCCAGCCAGGTGCCGTGCTGCGCGATCTGGG CCTGGGGGACTGCGATGTGGCTGATGAAGGCTGCGCCAGCCTGGCCTCGCTCCTGCTGGTCAACCACAGCCTGCGGGAGCTGGACCTCAGCAACAACTGCATGAGCGAGCAGGGCGTCCGGTGGCTGATGGAGAGCGTGGAGCAGCCCGGCTGCACACTGGAGCAGCTGGT CCTCTACGACATCTACTGGTCGGAGAAGATGAATGACGACATGTATGCCCTGGAGGAGCGCAAGCCCGGCCTGAGGATCATCTCCTGA
- the RNH1 gene encoding ribonuclease inhibitor isoform X1: MRSLRRARRWGAALGGLGRTPARPWPPPAPRTENTWARTMNLDIQYQELSDARWTELLPLMQQCEVVRLEDCGLTEERCRDIRSALQANPSLTELNLCTSKVGDGGVHLVLQGLQSPACKIRKLSLQNCCLTKAGCGVLPGVLRSLPTLRELQLSSNPLEDEGLQLLCEGLLDPECHLENLQLEYCNLTGASCASLASALKAKEHFKVLVVSNNAMEEAGVRVLCQGLVDSACQLEVLRLENCGLTAASCEDLCRVVAAKPSLQILDLGDNKLGDEGIATLCSSLLQSSCQIQVLRLWDCDITITGCRDLCRVIRAKQSLKEISLAGNVLGDEGARLLCEGLLEPGCQLQTLWAKYCSFTAASCASFGEVLAQNKGLTVLQLSNNKLGDAGVRDLCQGLRQPGAVLRDLGLGDCDVADEGCASLASLLLVNHSLRELDLSNNCMSEQGVRWLMESVEQPGCTLEQLVLYDIYWSEKMNDDMYALEERKPGLRIIS; the protein is encoded by the exons ATGCGCAGTCTCCGGCGCGCGCGGAGGTGGGGGGCGGCCCTGGGCGGCCTCGGGCGGACCCCGGCGCGTCCCTGGCCGCCGCCCGCGCCTCGCACAG AAAACACTTGGGCTCGAACCATGAACCTCGACATCCAGTATCAGGAGCTGAGTGACGCCCGGTGGACAGAGCTCCTGCCTCTGATGCAGCAATGCGAGGTGGTCAG GCTGGAGGACTGTGGCCTCACGGAGGAGCGGTGCAGGGACATCCGCTCTGCCCTCCAGGCCAACCCCTCCCTGACCGAGCTGAACCTTTGCACTAGCAAGGTGGGCGACGGCGGGGTGCACCTGGTGCTCCAGGGCCTGCAGAGTCCGGCCTGCAAGATCCGGAAGCTCAG cctccagaactgctgCCTGACCAAAGCCGGCTGTGGGGTCCTGCCCGGCGTGCTGCGCTCCTTGCCCACCCTGCGGGAGCTGCAGCTCAGCAGCAACCCGCTGGAGGACGAGGGCCTGCAGCTGCTGTGCGAGGGCCTCCTGGACCCCGAGTGCCACCTGGAGAACCTGCA GCTGGAGTATTGCAACCTGACAGGCGCCAGCTGTGCGTCCCTGGCCTCGGCGCTCAAGGCCAAGGAGCACTTCAAGGTGCTTGTGGTGAGCAACAATGCGATGGAGGAGGCCGGCGTGCGGGTGCTGTGCCAGGGCCTGGTGGACTCTGCCTGCCAGCTGGAGGTGCTCAG GCTGGAGAACTGCGGCCTCACGGCAGCCAGCTGTGAGGACCTATGTAGGGTCGTGGCAGCCAAGCCCTCGCTTCAGATCCTGGACCTGGGGGACAACAAGCTGGGTGACGAGGGCATCGCCACGCTGTGCTCGAGCTTGCTGCAGTCCAGCTGCCAGATCCAGGTCCTGAG GCTCTGGGACTGTGACATCACCATCACGGGCTGCAGAGACCTGTGCCGCGTCATCAGGGCCAAGCAGAGCCTGAAGGAGATAAGCCTGGCGGGCAACGTGCTGGGGGACGAGGGGGCCCGGCTGCTGTGTGAGGGCCTCCTGGAGCCCGGCTGCCAGCTGCAGACCTTGTG GGCGAAATACTGCAGCTTCACGGCCGCCAGCTGTGCCTCCTTCGGAGAGGTGCTGGCCCAGAACAAGGGCCTCACGGTGCTGCAGCTGAGCAACAACAAGCTAGGCGACGCGGGCGTCCGGGACCTGTGCCAGGGTCTGCGCCAGCCAGGTGCCGTGCTGCGCGATCTGGG CCTGGGGGACTGCGATGTGGCTGATGAAGGCTGCGCCAGCCTGGCCTCGCTCCTGCTGGTCAACCACAGCCTGCGGGAGCTGGACCTCAGCAACAACTGCATGAGCGAGCAGGGCGTCCGGTGGCTGATGGAGAGCGTGGAGCAGCCCGGCTGCACACTGGAGCAGCTGGT CCTCTACGACATCTACTGGTCGGAGAAGATGAATGACGACATGTATGCCCTGGAGGAGCGCAAGCCCGGCCTGAGGATCATCTCCTGA